The sequence below is a genomic window from Streptomyces sudanensis.
GGCGGGAGGCGACGACATGCGGCGGGCGGGCCCGCCTCCCGGCCGGGCGTCCCGCCCGAGGCGTCGCCCGGCGCCGCCCTCGCCGCCTCCGTGAGGGCCGCACCGGCACCGTACGGGGCGTGACAGCGAGAGGTTACCGAGACGTTAGCGCCGACGGCGAGAGTGGCCCGAGAAACCCGCCCCCGGAACGAACGGGGGCCGCTCCACCCGGAAAGGCACCTCACATGCCCGGCAAGCACACCCGCAAGGCAGTCGTCACGGCAATGGGCCTCGCGGCCGTGTTGTCGCTCACCGCGTGCAACGGCGAGGAGAACATCGGCGCCGGCACGCCGACCGCGCCCTCGGCGTCCGTCGGCGGTGCGACCGGCTCCACCACGTCCGGTTCGGGCGGCGGTTCCTCCGCCGGTCCGGACACCTCCGGCTCCTCCGCCGGTTCGGACACCTCCGGTTCGGGCGGCTCCGGCTCCGACTCGGGCGGTTCCTCCGGAGGTTCCTCCTCGGGCGGTTCCCCCTCCGGCCGTGCCGACGGGGGCGGCGGCTCCGACTCCGACGGCACGACGGGCATCTGCCGCACCCGGGGGCTGCGGATCGACGCCGTCGACAACTCCACCGACGACGAGGCGGGCGTCGTCACCGTCAGCCTCAGGAACAGCGGATCCGGCCCCTGCAGGATCAGCGGCTACGCGGGCGTCGACCTGAGGACGAGCGACGGGGACACCCTGTCCGCGGACCGCAACGGCGACGCGGCCCCCTCCACCGTCCTCGCCGTCGGCGAGACCGCCGCGTTCAACATCCACTATCCGAAGAACAATTCGGGCGGCACCGGCGTCCGCCCCACCACGATCGTCGTCACCGCCCCCGACGACACCACCCAGGCCACCGTCCCCTGGCCCGGGGGATCGCTCCCCGTCACCGGCGACCCGGGCGACGGCGG
It includes:
- a CDS encoding DUF4232 domain-containing protein, producing the protein MPGKHTRKAVVTAMGLAAVLSLTACNGEENIGAGTPTAPSASVGGATGSTTSGSGGGSSAGPDTSGSSAGSDTSGSGGSGSDSGGSSGGSSSGGSPSGRADGGGGSDSDGTTGICRTRGLRIDAVDNSTDDEAGVVTVSLRNSGSGPCRISGYAGVDLRTSDGDTLSADRNGDAAPSTVLAVGETAAFNIHYPKNNSGGTGVRPTTIVVTAPDDTTQATVPWPGGSLPVTGDPGDGGSLEISPVGKVG